The following proteins are co-located in the Branchiostoma lanceolatum isolate klBraLanc5 chromosome 16, klBraLanc5.hap2, whole genome shotgun sequence genome:
- the LOC136421754 gene encoding ubiquitin carboxyl-terminal hydrolase 47-like — MLPVEGKQVVATEMVCAADEPKMLCLVRDMCTVNYSRSRITLNLPASTTMCSLYNEVAQHANYVPGTFLLQWERGGKDGGDTVDVQEDSKDTLFQLGLLPDNKRNHFVINEKDEQPPQSTIQEDDDTVGDALAISESQATGSTDSTSTYGPVYGPSPNPSTDYSTYSYASALIKSDTGYVGLVNQAMTCYLNSLLQTLYMTPEFRNAVYKWEFDGAEDEEARSIPSQLQKLFIQLQTSKKRAVETTDITRSFGWDSSDAWQQHDVQELCRVMFDALETKWKNTDQKNLINELYQGRLKDYVRCLECGNESARMDAFLDIPLTVRPFGATHAYGNVQEALEAFVQPETLDGSNQYFCEKCNKKCDAHKGLKIVKFPYLLTMQLKRFDFDYNTMQRIKLNDKMTFPEILNLNSFITDDTGTIQSKTDVDDTLSASGSSAEDDTGLRNHTGETQDDMVDEGIDIEQNTAVINDRNKKEQQAKGPYMYELFSIMIHSGSAAGGHYYAYIKSFRDGQWYSFNDQHVTKITYDDIRKTYGGSGSHRGYYSGAFASSTNAYMLMYRQIETKRNTLPIELSDLPEHIKKLVHKLHDREEHERRQREMDKAMCKIKLFCVHPESKKLLEGRLEVHKDKTLAEATEIAWKMFNLDPVVALDQCRLVKYDEFHDTLERSYEGEEETPMGVLLGGVKSTYIFDLLLETRRPDQKFQKYKTGGTTVKVHVVDLESETVSPPITVRAYLNQTVSEFKNQLAQATGLPAANMRVVFERYYNELRLLTVANKTLKAEGFMRSNKVFVECSESQDSLLPLPQSKMWYLLDRYANTIRVYITLPTESAKLRERMSAKKETELEELIDTETEHMRHCSTQQPGSESNQTVTAQNGSQTVANQDSSAPQCNMVDSNKLSEEEEDERTCTDEPATADAATVQDSADSQTDRTAEWNNSAGGPWQSDGSGSNGETETDSCYNSNGGDQDEGGVSGEEAETEVPPPFHRQPYYFHAEYSTVPVPVGGDPAQEVLIAHLDKRISLGALKKELEPFVGVTGENFKVYRSYANNQEFESVRLNENLSQFGDDCKVTIRLGRALRKGEYRVKIYQLMVNDPEPCKFLLDWVVAKGMTVLQSKEDILPQLRDQCGLDIPLDRCRLRKKTWKNPGTIFLDWQVYEDDIPVFSNWEVFLQVLEEPEAMVSMQQIAVFVRRWFPTEYKLGPFQEIIIEGQNVEELKERIAEVSGLPVERVQFAKGRGTFPCDVSLLEIHTDLEWDPSVQALNTWPLYICDDGSVLFYRDSEETLAALSDDQRRDLQRKENTRLNKTGSRISYSPRKERALKIYTDNSKSTDKRS; from the exons atgCTTCCCGTCGAGGGAAAGCAAGTAGTGGCTACAGAG atgGTTTGCGCAGCGGATGAGCCAAAGATGCTGTGCCTGGTGCGAGACATGTGTACGGTGAACTACAGCCGGTCGCGAATCACGCTGAACCTCCCGGCGTCCACGACCATGTGTTCGCTGTACAACGAGGTGGCTCAGCATGCGAACTACGTCCCCGGTACATTCCTCCTGCAATGGGAAAGGGGAGGAAAGGATGGCGGTGACACG GTGGATGTTCAAGAAGACAGTAAGGACACCCTGTTCCAGTTGGGCCTACTCCCAGACAACAAGAGAAACCACTTTGTCATCAACGAGAAAGATGAACAACCTCCACAATCCACCATTCAG GAGGATGATGACACTGTTGGTGATGCCCTCGCCATCAGTGAGAGCCAGGCTACAGGTAGTACAGACAGCACCAGTACGTACGGTCCTGTGTACGGCCCATCTCCCAACCCCAGTACTGACTACAGCACCTACAGCTATGCCTCAGCACTCATCAAGTCTGACACTG GTTATGTAGGTCTGGTGAACCAGGCTATGACTTGTTACCTGAACAGTCTACTCCAGACACTGTACATGACCCCAGAGTTCAGGAATGCAGTCTATAA ATGGGAGTTTGATGGTGCAGAGGATGAGGAGGCCCGCAGCATCCCCTCCCAGCTGCAGAAGCTGTTCATCCAGCTGCAGACCAGCAAGAAGAGAGCTGTGGAGACGACGGACATCACCAGGAGCTTCGGCTGGGACAGCAGCGATG CCTGGCAGCAGCACGATGTCCAAGAACTTTGCAGAGTCATGTTTGACGCTTTGGAGACCAAGTGGAAAAACACAGACCAG AAAAACCTCATCAATGAGCTTTACCAGGGCAGACTGAAGGACTACGTACGCTGCCTGGAGTGTGGGAACGAGAGCGCGCGTATGGACGCATTCCTGGACATACCGCTAACCGTACGACCGTTTGGGGCAACACACGCCTACGGCAATGTG CAAGAAGCATTGGAAGCCTTTGTCCAGCCGGAAACCTTGGACGGAAGTAACCAGTACTTCTGTGAGAAGTGTAACAAGAAATGTGATGCCCACAAG GGCCTGAAGATAGTGAAGTTTCCGTACTTACTGACCATGCAGCTGAAGAGGTTTGACTTTGACTACAACACCATGCAGAGGATCAAACTCAACGACAA GATGACATTCCCTGAAATCCTGAACCTTAACAGCTTCATCACTGATGACACAGGAACAATACAG AGTAAAACAGACGTGGACGACACCTTGTCTGCGTCGGGGAGTAGTGCTGAGGACGACACCGGCCTGAGAAACCACACCGGGGAGACCCAGGACGACATGGTGGACGAAGGGATCGACATCGAACAGAATACCGCGGTCATCAACGACAGGAACAAAAAGGAACAACAAGCCAAG GGTCCGTACATGTATGAACTGTTTTCCATCATGATTCACTCTGGTAGTGCAGCTGGGGGGCACTACTATGCATACATCAA GTCCTTCCGCGATGGCCAGTGGTACAGTTTCAACGACCAGCACGTCACTAAGATCACGTATGACGACATACGCAAGACCTATGGCGGTAGCGGCTCGCACAGGGGCTACTACTCTGGAGCCTTTGCCAG TTCCACCAATGCCTACATGCTCATGTACAGACAGATTGAGACAAAGAGAAATACTC TGCCCATCGAATTGTCTGATCTGCCTGAGCACATCAAGAAACTCGTGCACAAACTTCACGACAGAGAGGAGCACGAGAGAAGACAAAGGGAGATGGACAAGGCCATGTGCAAG ATCAAGCTGTTCTGTGTCCATCCTGAGTCCAAGAAGCTACTGGAGGGTCGACTGGAAGTACACAAGGACAAGACACTAGCAGAGGCGACAGAGATCGCATGGAag ATGTTCAACCTTGACCCTGTGGTCGCGCTGGACCAGTGCCGGCTGGTGAAGTACGACGAGTTCCACGACACGCTGGAGCGTTCGTACGAGGGCGAGGAGGAGACGCCCATGGGGGTTCTGCTCGGCGGGGTCAAGTCCACCTACATTTTCGACCTGCTGCTGGAGACCAGAAGACCTGACCAGAAGTTCCAGAAGTACAAGACTGGAG GTACTACAGTGAAGGTCCATGTTGTAGACCTAGAGTCTGAAACGGTCTCTCCTCCCATCACGGTACGGGCGTACCTCAACCAGACTGTCAGCGAATTCAAGAATCAACTGGCACAG GCCACCGGTCTGCCAGCAGCCAACATGAGGGTTGTGTTTGAGAGATATTATAATGAACTTAGGCTGCTGACTGTTGCCAATAAGACCCTGAAGGCTGAGGGATTCATGAGGAGCAATAAG GTGTTTGTAGAGTGCAGTGAGTCCCAGGACAGCTTGCTGCCCTTGCCCCAGTCTAAGATGTGGTACCTGCTGGACAGATATGCCAACACTATCAGGGTCTACATCACCCTTCCTACTGAGTCAG CGAAACTAAGAGAGCGAATGTCTGCGAAGAAAGAGACAGAGTTGGAAGAGTTGATTGATACGGAGACAGAACACATGAGGCATTGCAGCACGCAACAACCTGGCTCCGAGTCAAACCAGACTGTAACGGCGCAGAACGGCTCGCAAACTGTCGCCAACCAGGACAGCTCAGCCCCCCAGTGCAATATGgtagattctaataagttgtcagaagaagaggaggatgaAAGGACGTGTACAGACGAGCCCGCGACTGCGGACGCTGCTACCGTTCAGGATTCCGCGGACTCACAGACTGATAGAACGGCGGAGTGGAATAATTCCGCGGGAGGACCGTGGCAGAGCGACGGGTCCGGGAGCAACGGCGAAACTGAAACGGACAGTTGTTACAATTCTAACGGAGGGGATCAGGATGAGGGTGGGGTATCGGGGGAGGAGGCTGAGACGGAAGTGCCGCCGCCTTTCCACAGGCAACCGTACTACTTCCATGCAGAATATTCCACAGTACCTGTTCCAGTAGGGGGGGACCCAGCTCAGGAAG TTCTGATAGCACATTTAGACAAGAGGATTTCCCTGGGAGCACTCAAGAAAGAGCTGGAGCCTTTTGTTGGCGTCACAGGAGAAAATTTTAAG GTGTACAGAAGTTACGCCAATAATCAGGAGTTCGAGAGCGTGCGACTCAACGAGAACCTGTCTCAGTTTGGAGACGACTGTAAGGTGACCATCCGTCTGGGCAGGGCCCTGAGGAAAGGGGAGTACAGGGTCAAGATATACCAGCTCATGGTTAACGACCCAGAG CCTTGTAAGTTCCTGTTGGACTGGGTGGTGGCTAAAGGTATGACAGTCCTGCAGTCTAAAGAAGACATCCTGCCTCAGCTCAGGGACCAGTGTGGACTGGACATCCCTCTCGACAG GTGTCGTCTGCGGAAGAAGACGTGGAAGAACCCAGGCACCATCTTCCTGGACTGGCAGGTGTACGAAGACGACATTCCAGTCTTCAGCAACTGGGAGGTCTTCCTACAGGTGCTGGAAG AGCCCGAGGCTATGGTGTCCATGCAGCAGATAGCAGTGTTTGTGCGGAGATGGTTCCCAACGGAGTACAAACTGGGACCGTTCCAGGAGATCATCATAGAGGGCCAGAATGTGGAGGAACTCAAAGAGAGG ATAGCTGAAGTTAGCGGCCTTCCGGTAGAAAGAGTACAGTTTGCCAAG GGCCGTGGTACATTCCCGTGTGACGTGTCACTGTTAGAGATCCACACGGACCTGGAGTGGGACCCGTCAGTACAGGCGCTCAACACCTGGCCGCTCTACATCTGTGATGACGGGTCGGTTCTCTTC
- the LOC136421748 gene encoding probable E3 ubiquitin-protein ligase makorin-1: MAAAGPREQAWTRQVLCRYYVSGICRYGDSCRYSHDQANKAPQVCRFFLKNQCAFGDKCRFAHVSSAPEEPRSSSPTFQLKDWKKSPLKLTDLKSQETGLRNETSPGSSDTKFTWSKWTEAVEFIPGQPYRGKIGTADEDASKLDLEETRKMLCPYAMMGSCRYGDRCIYTHGLLCELCGSYCLHPDDPGQQSQHMEQCVSDHEKDMEHSFAVARSKDIQCGICMEVIWDKSPPSERRFGILSNCNHPFCLNCIRKWRSARQFEKKIVRSCPECRVKSDFVTPSQYWVVESKEKTELIGTYKVALSKKPCKYFNQGKGTCPFGGNCFYLHAYPDGTKEEPKPPRKVGGSDGRFKIMQNYNLWDFFEQRSSRHMRLNEDDELDGESDISWADSDDWLDELLFYYYSGGDDSELSDSDDE, encoded by the exons atggcggcggcagGGCCTCGCGAGCAGGCTTGGACAAGACAGGTTTTGTGCAG GTACTATGTGAGTGGTATATGCAGATACGGAGACTCCTGTAGGTACTCTCACGACCAGGCGAACAAGGCTCCGCAGGTGTGCCGATTCTTCCTCAAGAACCAGTGTGCTTTTGGGGACAAGTGCAG ATTTGCCCATGTATCGTCAGCACCAGAAGAACCTCGCTCTTCTAGCCCGACATTCCAACTCAAAGACTGGAAGAAGAGTCCTCTCAAACTAACGGACCtcaagagccaggagactgGCCTTAGAAACGAGACCTCTCCCGGCTCGTCTGACACCAAGTTTACCTGGAGCAAGTGGACAGAAGCAGTGGAGTTTATACCTGGTCAGCCTTACAGAGGGAAAA TTGGGACAGCAGATGAGGATGCCTCCAAACTGGACCTGGAGGAGACCAGGAAAATGCTGTGTCCGTACGCCATGATGGGGTCGTGTCGCTATGGCGACAGATGTATCTACACCCACGGTCTGCTGTGTGAGCTGTGCGGCAGCTACTGTCTACATCCTGACGACCCTGGACAGCAGTCACAACACATGGAG CAATGCGTGTCTGACCATGAGAAGGACATGGAACATTCTTTCGCTGTCGCTCGGAGCAAGGACATCCAGTGTGGCATCTGTATGGAG GTTATCTGGGACAAAAGTCCCCCTAGTGAGAGACGGTTTGGAATTCTGTCCAACTGTAACCACCCCTTCTGCCTCAACTGTATCCGCAAGTGGCGCAGTGCACGTCAGTTCGAGAAAAAGATCGTAAG GTCCTGCCCTGAATGTCGTGTCAAGTCGGACTTCGTGACCCCCAGTCAGTACTGGGTCGTAGAATCCAAGGAGAAGACTGAGTTGATTGGAACATACAAGGTGGCTCTGAG TAAGAAGCCATGCAAGTATTTCAACCAAGGCAAGGGGACCTGTCCGTTTGGCGGCAACTGTTTCTACCTCCACGCTTATCCTGACGGAACGAAGGAAGAGCCCAAACCACCTAGGAAGGTGGGGGGGTCAGATGGAAGATTCAAG ATTATGCAGAACTACAACCTGTGGGACTTCTTCGAACAGCGTAGTTCCCGCCACATGCGTCTGAACGAAGATGACGAACTCGACGGCGAAAGCGACATCAGCTGGGCCGACAGCGACGATTGGCTGGACGAACTGCTCTTCTATTACTACAGCGGGGGAGACGATTCGGAGCTTAGCGATTCTGATGACGAATAG
- the LOC136421750 gene encoding large ribosomal subunit protein uL1-like has translation MLREIWRGCEISRREVTRDFVWIRLFCLRLPTRSKMSKINRENLYESVDTVLAHSRDKKRKFVETVELQIALKNYDPQKDKRFSGTVKLRHTPRPKYRVCMLGDQQHVDEAKANDIPCMDVESLKKLNKNKKLVKKLAKKYDAFLASDTLIKQIPRILGPGLSKAGKFPTLLTHNESMTGKVEEVKSTIKFQMKKVLCLSVAIGHVTMSAEDLVSNIVLAVNFLISLLKKGWQNVRALYIKSTMGPSQRLY, from the exons ATGTTACGCGAGATTTGGCGTGGTTGTGAAATCTCGCGAAGAGAGGTAACGCGAGATTTTGTGTGGATCCGCCTTTTTTGCCTTCGTCTGCCAACAAGAAGCAAGATGAG TAAGATAAACAGGGAGAACCTCTACGAGTCCGTGGACACAGTCCTCGCGCACTCCAGGGACAAGAAGCGCAAGTTTGTGGAGACCGTGGAGCTTCAGATCGCCCTGAAGAACTACGACCCCCAAAAGGACAAGCGTTTCTCTGGCACCGTCAA GCTGAGGCACACACCCCGTCCCAAGTATCGCGTGTGCATGCTGGGAGACCAGCAGCACGTTGACGAGGCCAAGGCCAACGATATCCCCTGCATGGACGTTGAATCCCTCAAGAAGCTCAACAAGAACAAGAAGCTTGTCAAGAAGCTCG CCAAGAAGTATGATGCTTTCCTGGCGTCCGACACTCTGATCAAGCAGATCCCCCGTATCCTGGGCCCTGGTCTGAGCAAGGCTGGCAAGTTCCCCACCCTCCTGACTCACAACGAGTCCATGACGGGCAAGGTGGAAGAGGTCAAGTCTACCATCAAGTTCCAGATGAAGAAG gTGTTGTGCCTGTCCGTCGCCATCGGACACGTCACCATGTCTGCAGAGGATCTGGTCTCCAACATTGTGTTGGCCGTGAACTTCCTTATCTCCCTGCTAAAGAAGGGGTGGCAGAACGTCAGGGCACTGTACATCAAGTCCACCATGGGACCATCTCAGCGCCTCTACTAA